Proteins from a genomic interval of Gemmatimonadaceae bacterium:
- a CDS encoding aminopeptidase P family protein yields the protein MPEARTRRLSALADGLTAAHVDGLLVTSLANIRYLTGFSGSSALLFVTPRDVVLITDFRYQTQIAEEVGGLARISIEAQSLWTGLWRELSQLSQQWNLEVAGFESSHLLHRDFQRLLEAGARWQWRPTVDLVETLRERKDAGELALIEAANGIATRALERTMPQVKAGMSELEVAGALEKALRDEGSEGFPFPSIVASGPRSALPHARSSARALERGDFLLLDFGAETKGYCADVTRTFVVGKADDEQREVYDVVRTANEAAAHRVHAGMTGRDADAIARDYIEQRGYGDLFGHSLGHGLGLEVHEAPRLARTAEGALAEGAVVTIEPGIYRPGWGGVRIEDDVFLGPGGPTILTRFTRELIELG from the coding sequence GTGCCTGAAGCGCGCACGCGCCGCCTGTCGGCGCTCGCCGACGGGCTGACGGCCGCGCATGTCGACGGGTTGCTCGTCACGAGCCTCGCGAACATTCGCTATCTCACCGGATTCTCCGGCTCGAGCGCGCTGTTGTTCGTCACGCCGCGCGACGTCGTGCTCATCACGGATTTCAGATACCAGACGCAGATCGCCGAGGAAGTTGGCGGTCTCGCGCGGATCAGCATCGAGGCGCAAAGCCTGTGGACGGGGCTGTGGCGCGAGCTGTCGCAGCTGTCGCAGCAGTGGAACCTCGAGGTGGCCGGCTTCGAGTCGAGCCACTTGTTGCATCGCGATTTTCAACGGTTGCTCGAGGCCGGGGCGCGATGGCAGTGGCGGCCGACAGTCGATCTCGTCGAGACGTTGCGCGAACGAAAGGATGCCGGCGAGCTGGCGTTGATCGAAGCGGCGAATGGCATCGCGACTCGCGCGCTCGAACGAACGATGCCGCAGGTGAAAGCGGGCATGTCGGAGCTCGAGGTCGCGGGCGCGCTCGAGAAGGCGTTGCGCGACGAAGGCAGCGAAGGATTTCCATTTCCATCCATCGTCGCCTCCGGTCCACGCTCGGCGCTTCCGCATGCGCGGTCGTCCGCACGCGCGCTCGAGCGAGGCGATTTTCTGCTGTTGGATTTCGGCGCGGAGACCAAGGGCTACTGTGCCGACGTGACGCGGACGTTCGTGGTGGGCAAGGCCGACGACGAGCAGCGCGAGGTGTATGACGTCGTGCGCACCGCGAACGAAGCGGCCGCGCACCGGGTTCACGCCGGGATGACCGGCCGGGATGCCGATGCCATCGCGCGCGACTACATTGAGCAGCGCGGCTATGGCGATCTGTTCGGCCACAGCCTGGGACATGGACTGGGATTGGAAGTGCACGAAGCGCCGCGGCTGGCACGGACGGCCGAAGGCGCGTTGGCCGAAGGCGCAGTGGTGACAATCGAGCCGGGGATCTATCGGCCCGGCTGGGGCGGTGTTCGCATCGAGGACGACGTGTTCCTCGGCCCCGGCGGCCCGACGATCCTCACGAGATTCACGCGCGAGCTCATCGAGCTCGGGTGA